GGACTGTAACACGGCGTGCCTGGATTACCATCACCCGTACGATCGCTACTCCTTCCTCGGCTTTCGATTGGCCCGGGACCCGGTGCCCTGAAGCCGGGGGTCGGGCGGCGGGGGGGAGAGCGAGGGCGATGCCGATTGCGGTGCCGATTGCGAGGGCGATTGCGATGCCGATTGCGATTGCGATACCGATACCGATACCGATACGTTGTTCATGCCGAGGAGAGAGGGAGGCAAACTTTGAGCCGGTTCAAGTTTTTGCATGGGGCCGACATACACCTTGACAGCCCGCTGCGGGGGCTGGAGCGCTACGAGGGCGCCCCGGCCGACCGCATCCGGGGCGCCACCCGCCGGGCCCTGGAAAACCTTGTGGACCTGGCCCTGGAGGAGGGCGTCGCTTTCGTCCTGGTGGCCGGGGACGTCTTCGACGGCGACTGGCGCGACTACAACACCGGGCTGTTCTACGCCGCGCAGGTGGGCCGGCTGGCCGCGCGGTCGATCCCCGTCCTCCAGGTGAAGGGCAACCATGACGCCGAGAGCCGGGTCTCGCACCGGCTCCGGACCCCCTCCGTCCACACCTTCCCGGCCGGGAAGCCCGACACCGTCCGCTTCGAGGACCTCCAGGCGGCGGTGCACGGGCGCAGCTTCGCCGAGCGGGTGGAGACCGCCAACCTCGCCGCCTCCTACCCGCCCCCCGTCGCCGGCTGGTTCAACATCGGCGTGCTCCACACCAGCGCCGAGGGGGTCGCCGGGCACGACACGGCCGCCCCGTGCAGCGTGCGGGGCCTCGCCGGGCACGGCTACGACTACTGGGCCCTGGGCCACATCCACCAGCGCACGGTGCTCTCCCGGGACCCCTGGATCGTGTTCCCGGGCAACCTTCAGGGACGCCACGCCCGGGAAACCCAGGACGGGGGGAAAGGGTGCACGCTGGTGAGCGTGGAAGACGGCCGGGTGACGGGCGTGGAGCACCGGGCGCTGGACACGGTCCGCTGGGCCCGTTGCACGGTGGACGCGACCGCCGCCGCCTCGGCCACCGAGGCCGTCGACGCCGCCCTCGCGTCCCTCAAGGCCCTCCTCCGCGGGATGCTCCCTGCCGCGCCGGGCACCGAGGCGCCCCTGGTCGCGGCGCGAGTGGTGCTGCAGGGCCCGACGGATGCGCACCGGGCCCTGCTGTCCGACCCCGCCCGGTGGGCGGCGGAACTCCGCTCCCGGGTCCTCTCGGAAGGCCTCGAGGAGATCTGGGTGGAAAAGGTCCTGTTCGAGACCACCTCCCCGAGCGGGGGCGGCGGGCCCGAGGCCTCCCCGCTCCCCCTTGCCGACCTGGAGTCCTTCCTGGACCGGGCGGGGGGAGACGCGGCCTTCCTCGAGGAACTCCTGTCCGTCAACGACCTCGTGAAGCTGCGGGAGGTCCTGCCCCACGAGCTGAAGACCGGCGAGGACCCCCTCGACCTGTCCGGCCCCGACCTCGTCAC
This window of the Acidobacteriota bacterium genome carries:
- a CDS encoding DNA repair exonuclease — translated: MSRFKFLHGADIHLDSPLRGLERYEGAPADRIRGATRRALENLVDLALEEGVAFVLVAGDVFDGDWRDYNTGLFYAAQVGRLAARSIPVLQVKGNHDAESRVSHRLRTPSVHTFPAGKPDTVRFEDLQAAVHGRSFAERVETANLAASYPPPVAGWFNIGVLHTSAEGVAGHDTAAPCSVRGLAGHGYDYWALGHIHQRTVLSRDPWIVFPGNLQGRHARETQDGGKGCTLVSVEDGRVTGVEHRALDTVRWARCTVDATAAASATEAVDAALASLKALLRGMLPAAPGTEAPLVAARVVLQGPTDAHRALLSDPARWAAELRSRVLSEGLEEIWVEKVLFETTSPSGGGGPEASPLPLADLESFLDRAGGDAAFLEELLSVNDLVKLREVLPHELKTGEDPLDLSGPDLVTGRMEAIRQTLLSRLSTEGGRE